From Numida meleagris isolate 19003 breed g44 Domestic line chromosome 4, NumMel1.0, whole genome shotgun sequence, the proteins below share one genomic window:
- the FNIP2 gene encoding folliculin-interacting protein 2 isoform X5 codes for MYAVYGDFNLAWNCLLDSLSWSSSEFDLNEIRLIVYQDCERRGRQVLFDSKAVCKIDEAVIQKMAEDALVKNSGRNCQASNGNNISSHNPSISCMQNVKEQMPKYQYTRPASDVNMLGEMMFGSVAMSYKGSTLKIHYIRSPPQLMISKVFSARVGSFSGSNNNLQDSFEYINQDPSLGKLSSNQNGLGTCRSGSNLGVLQLCSSKLLQGVSEGGPLRLIRSASFFAAHSTPVDMPSRGQNEDRDSGIARSASLSSLLVTPFPSPSSSSSSSSSYQRRWLRSQTTSLENGIIPRWSTEEMFSMADESCSSNPAMVRRKKIAISIIFSLPEKEDAQRNFQDFFFSHFPLFESHMNKLKYAIEKAMISCRKIAESSQRVQVYISRVMDALGEFRITIWNLYSVPRIAEPVWLNMMSNTLEKNQLCQRFLKEFTFLIEQINKNQFFAALLTAVLTYHLAWVPTVMPVDHPPIKAFSEKRTSQFVNMLAKSHPYNPLWAQLGDLYGAIGSPVRLARTVVVGKRKELVQRLLYVLTYFIRCSELQENQLTWSEAVGEEQVLNGSKITTALEKGEVEESDYVVVTVKNEPALVPPILPPKNDRSKNHTIAEWVYNSEGTYSVPASSKEKKETVGKISQNSDTSIDCLTSTLWKGAADSGKRTVPDSETVPYHFEEPSNLEDLMDVRRNKNQNERKVEKQLSSRSSALPCPERSGCRSSHLEKVTFRIGSSASPESDLETQRREIEENLKVLRKNPEVIIHCASNSTNLTVDASQDQKESCEAAFLPCSKHSICYAQVLSCEGQENILNNQHMENKGTEINLENTISGDLLLSVNNVETVTLPSMKETRTSCSGSMESYSPGCVEVDSAVKKESPKLGAKDVPCGDARRKTPFRAEGDIPRNESSDSALGASDEEGDCCIPDEVCHDNVSKRLEEFAEVELPLPRSKTISSQCVKNFGRSLLGGYCHAYVPDLVLHGVNNDEKLKQCLLADLLHAVHHPVLDEPIAEAVCIIADTDKWNVQVATSQRKMVDNMKLGKDVLVSSQVSSLLQSILQLYKLNLPADFCIMHLEDRLQEMYLKSKMLSEYLRGHTRVHVKEPGIVLGIESNDLPLLAAIASTHSPYVAQILL; via the exons CTGGTCCTCGTCAGAGTTTGACTTGAATGAAATCCGCTTGATAGTTTACCAAGACTGTGAGAGAAGAGGCAGACAGGTCTTATTTGATTCCAAAGCAGTCTGCAAAATTGATGAAGCTGTGATTCAG AAAATGGCAGAAGATGCTCTTGTAAAGAATTCTGGCAGGAACTGTCAAGCAAGTAATGGGAACAACATTTCTTCCCATAACCCCTCAATAAGCTGTATGCAAAATGTCAAGGAGCAAATGCCGAAGTATCAG TACACTAGACCAGCTTCTGACGTCAATATGCTGGGAGAAATGATGTTTGGCTCAGTGGCAATGAGTTACAAGGGCTCCACCTTGAAAATTCACTACATTCG CTCTCCCCCACAACTGATGATAAGTAAAGTCTTCTCAGCCAGGGTAGGAAGCTTCAGTGGAAGCAACAATAA CTTACAGGATAGCTTTGAATACATTAACCAAGATCCCAGCCTTGGAAAGCTGAGCTCTaatcagaatggcttgggtaCCTGTCGCAGTGGAAGTAATTTAG GTGTGTTACAGCTGTGTAGCAGCAAACTGCTGCAGGGTGTGTCTGAAGGAGGTCCCCTCCGGCTCATCCGCAgtgcttctttctttgcag CGCACAGTACACCTGTTGATATGCCCAGCAGAGGACAAAATGAGGACAGAGACAGTGGCATTGCTCGGTCAG CATCTCTGAGCAGTCTTCTTGTTACTCCTTTTCCGTCTCCAAGctcttcatcatcatcttctAGCAGCTATCAACGTCGCTGGCTCCGAAGTCAGACAACCAGTTTAGAGAATGGAATTATTCCAAGATG GTcaactgaagaaatgtttagtATGGCTGATGAAAGCTGCAGCTCCAATCCTGCAATGGTccggaggaaaaaaattgccatCAGCATCATCTTCTCTCTGCCTGAAAAAGAAGATGCACAGAGAAACTtccaagatttctttttctctcacttcCCTCTCTTTGAATCCCACATGAACAAGCTGAAGTATGCAATAGAAAAG GCCATGATCTCATGTAGAAAAATAGCAGAATCCAGCCAGAGAGTGCAGGTTTATATCAGCCGTGTCATGGATGCCCTGGGAGAATTCAG AATTACCATCTGGAACCTATATTCTGTTCCAAGGATTGCAGAGCCAGTGTGGCTTAATATGATGTCCAACACCCTGGAAAAGAACCAGCTATGCCAGCGTTTTCTTAAAGAATTTACATTTCTAATAGAACAGATCAACAAAAATCA gttctttgctgctttgttaACTGCGGTACTGACGTATCATCTGGCTTGGGTCCCAACAGTAATGCCAGTTGACCATCCTCCTATAAAGGCCTTCTCGGAGAAGCGTACTTCGCAGTTTGTAAACATGCTGGCAAAATCCCATCCATATAACCCTCTTTGGGCACAGCTTG GTGATCTGTATGGTGCCATAGGCTCTCCAGTTAGATTGGCTCGAACTGTTGTTGTTGGAAAACGTAAAGAGTTGGTGCAGCGCTTGCTCTATGTTCTAACTTACTTCATTCGGTGCTCTGAGCTACAGGAAAATCAGCTGACATGGAGCGAGGCAGTTGGAGAAGAACAAGTGCTAAATGGAAGCAAGATCACAACTGCGCTAGAAAAAGGAGAGGTAGAAGAGTCTGACTATGTGGTTGTCACTGTCAAAAATGAACCTGCTCTTGTGCCTCCAATCCTACCTCCAAAAAATGATCGAAGTAAGAACCATACTATTGCAGAGTGGGTATATAACTCAGAAGGCACTTACTCTGTGCCAGcctcttcaaaagaaaagaaagaaactgtagGAAAAATCAGTCAGAATTCTGACACATCTATTGACTGTCTAACTAGCACTTTATGGAAAGGAGCAGCTGACAGTGGGAAAAGAACTGTCCCTGATTCAGAAACTGTCCCCTACCACTTTGAAGAGCCGTCTAATTTGGAGGACTTAATGGATGTAAGGAGGAACAAGAaccagaatgaaagaaaagtggaaaagcaGTTGTCTAGTAGGTCATCTGCTCTACCCTGTCCTGAAAGGTCTGGCTGCAGGAGTTCACACTTAGAAAAGGTCACCTTTCGGATTGGAAGTTCTGCATCGCCAGAATCAGACTTAGAAACtcaaaggagagaaatagaAGAGAATCTGAAGGTATTGAGAAAAAATCCAGAGGTAATAATACACTGTGCCTCAAATTCTACAAATCTGACTGTGGATGCTTCCCAGGAtcaaaaagaaagctgtgaagCTGCCTTTTTGCCATGCAGTAAGCACAGTATTTGTTACGCACAGGTTCTGTCTTGTGAGGGGCAGGAGAATATACTTAATAACCAacatatggaaaataaaggaactgaaattaatttagaGAACACGATATCTGGTGACCTACTTCTGTCAGTTAATAACGTAGAAACTGTAACATTACCAAGCATGAAAGAAACTAGAACTTCATGCTCTGGCAGTATGGAGAGCTATTCACCTGGCTGTGTAGAAGTAGATTCTGCTGTCAAAAAGGAGTCCCCTAAACTAGGTGCTAAAGATGTCCCCTGTGGGGATGCTAGAAGGAAAACCCCTTTCAGAGCTGAGGGGGACATTCCAAGGAATGAGAGTTCAGACAGTGCTCTTGGAGCCAGTGATGAAGAAGGTGATTGCTGTATTCCTGATGAAGTGTGTCACGATAACGTCAGCAAACGACTTGAAGAGTTTGCAGAGGTGGAACTTCCTTTACCAAG atcaAAAACAATCAGTAGTCAGTGTGTGAAAAACTTCGGAAGATCGCTTCTAGGTGGTTACTGTCATGCATATGTACCTGACCTAGTGCTGCATGGAGTAAATAATGATGAAAAACTTAAGCAGTGTCTACTAGCAGACCTACTTCATGCAGTGCAT CATCCGGTGCTAGATGAGCCAATAGCAGAAGCTGTCTGTATTATTGCAGACACAGATAAATGGAATGTACAAGTAGCTACAAGCCAGAGAAAAATGGTGGACAATATGAAGTTAGGCAAAGATGTCTTGGTGTCAAGTCAAGTATCCAGTTTACTGCAATCTATTTTACAGCTTTATAAACTCAACCTCCCAGCTGACTTT TGCATAATGCATCTTGAGGATAGACTACAAGAGATGTAtctcaaaagcaaaatgctttcagaatatCTGCGAGGACATACAAGAGTGCATGTAAAAGAACCAGGGATTGTATTGGG gattGAATCCAATGACTTGCCTTTGTTGGCTGCTATAGCAAGTACTCATTCCCCATATGTTGCTCAAATACTCTTATAA
- the FNIP2 gene encoding folliculin-interacting protein 2 isoform X8, with protein MAEDALVKNSGRNCQASNGNNISSHNPSISCMQNVKEQMPKYQYTRPASDVNMLGEMMFGSVAMSYKGSTLKIHYIRSPPQLMISKVFSARVGSFSGSNNNLQDSFEYINQDPSLGKLSSNQNGLGTCRSGSNLGVLQLCSSKLLQGVSEGGPLRLIRSASFFAAHSTPVDMPSRGQNEDRDSGIARSASLSSLLVTPFPSPSSSSSSSSSYQRRWLRSQTTSLENGIIPRWSTEEMFSMADESCSSNPAMVRRKKIAISIIFSLPEKEDAQRNFQDFFFSHFPLFESHMNKLKYAIEKAMISCRKIAESSQRVQVYISRVMDALGEFRITIWNLYSVPRIAEPVWLNMMSNTLEKNQLCQRFLKEFTFLIEQINKNQFFAALLTAVLTYHLAWVPTVMPVDHPPIKAFSEKRTSQFVNMLAKSHPYNPLWAQLGDLYGAIGSPVRLARTVVVGKRKELVQRLLYVLTYFIRCSELQENQLTWSEAVGEEQVLNGSKITTALEKGEVEESDYVVVTVKNEPALVPPILPPKNDRSKNHTIAEWVYNSEGTYSVPASSKEKKETVGKISQNSDTSIDCLTSTLWKGAADSGKRTVPDSETVPYHFEEPSNLEDLMDVRRNKNQNERKVEKQLSSRSSALPCPERSGCRSSHLEKVTFRIGSSASPESDLETQRREIEENLKVLRKNPEVIIHCASNSTNLTVDASQDQKESCEAAFLPCSKHSICYAQVLSCEGQENILNNQHMENKGTEINLENTISGDLLLSVNNVETVTLPSMKETRTSCSGSMESYSPGCVEVDSAVKKESPKLGAKDVPCGDARRKTPFRAEGDIPRNESSDSALGASDEEGDCCIPDEVCHDNVSKRLEEFAEVELPLPRSKTISSQCVKNFGRSLLGGYCHAYVPDLVLHGVNNDEKLKQCLLADLLHAVHHPVLDEPIAEAVCIIADTDKWNVQVATSQRKMVDNMKLGKDVLVSSQVSSLLQSILQLYKLNLPADFCIMHLEDRLQEMYLKSKMLSEYLRGHTRVHVKEPGIVLGIESNDLPLLAAIASTHSPYVAQILL; from the exons ATGGCAGAAGATGCTCTTGTAAAGAATTCTGGCAGGAACTGTCAAGCAAGTAATGGGAACAACATTTCTTCCCATAACCCCTCAATAAGCTGTATGCAAAATGTCAAGGAGCAAATGCCGAAGTATCAG TACACTAGACCAGCTTCTGACGTCAATATGCTGGGAGAAATGATGTTTGGCTCAGTGGCAATGAGTTACAAGGGCTCCACCTTGAAAATTCACTACATTCG CTCTCCCCCACAACTGATGATAAGTAAAGTCTTCTCAGCCAGGGTAGGAAGCTTCAGTGGAAGCAACAATAA CTTACAGGATAGCTTTGAATACATTAACCAAGATCCCAGCCTTGGAAAGCTGAGCTCTaatcagaatggcttgggtaCCTGTCGCAGTGGAAGTAATTTAG GTGTGTTACAGCTGTGTAGCAGCAAACTGCTGCAGGGTGTGTCTGAAGGAGGTCCCCTCCGGCTCATCCGCAgtgcttctttctttgcag CGCACAGTACACCTGTTGATATGCCCAGCAGAGGACAAAATGAGGACAGAGACAGTGGCATTGCTCGGTCAG CATCTCTGAGCAGTCTTCTTGTTACTCCTTTTCCGTCTCCAAGctcttcatcatcatcttctAGCAGCTATCAACGTCGCTGGCTCCGAAGTCAGACAACCAGTTTAGAGAATGGAATTATTCCAAGATG GTcaactgaagaaatgtttagtATGGCTGATGAAAGCTGCAGCTCCAATCCTGCAATGGTccggaggaaaaaaattgccatCAGCATCATCTTCTCTCTGCCTGAAAAAGAAGATGCACAGAGAAACTtccaagatttctttttctctcacttcCCTCTCTTTGAATCCCACATGAACAAGCTGAAGTATGCAATAGAAAAG GCCATGATCTCATGTAGAAAAATAGCAGAATCCAGCCAGAGAGTGCAGGTTTATATCAGCCGTGTCATGGATGCCCTGGGAGAATTCAG AATTACCATCTGGAACCTATATTCTGTTCCAAGGATTGCAGAGCCAGTGTGGCTTAATATGATGTCCAACACCCTGGAAAAGAACCAGCTATGCCAGCGTTTTCTTAAAGAATTTACATTTCTAATAGAACAGATCAACAAAAATCA gttctttgctgctttgttaACTGCGGTACTGACGTATCATCTGGCTTGGGTCCCAACAGTAATGCCAGTTGACCATCCTCCTATAAAGGCCTTCTCGGAGAAGCGTACTTCGCAGTTTGTAAACATGCTGGCAAAATCCCATCCATATAACCCTCTTTGGGCACAGCTTG GTGATCTGTATGGTGCCATAGGCTCTCCAGTTAGATTGGCTCGAACTGTTGTTGTTGGAAAACGTAAAGAGTTGGTGCAGCGCTTGCTCTATGTTCTAACTTACTTCATTCGGTGCTCTGAGCTACAGGAAAATCAGCTGACATGGAGCGAGGCAGTTGGAGAAGAACAAGTGCTAAATGGAAGCAAGATCACAACTGCGCTAGAAAAAGGAGAGGTAGAAGAGTCTGACTATGTGGTTGTCACTGTCAAAAATGAACCTGCTCTTGTGCCTCCAATCCTACCTCCAAAAAATGATCGAAGTAAGAACCATACTATTGCAGAGTGGGTATATAACTCAGAAGGCACTTACTCTGTGCCAGcctcttcaaaagaaaagaaagaaactgtagGAAAAATCAGTCAGAATTCTGACACATCTATTGACTGTCTAACTAGCACTTTATGGAAAGGAGCAGCTGACAGTGGGAAAAGAACTGTCCCTGATTCAGAAACTGTCCCCTACCACTTTGAAGAGCCGTCTAATTTGGAGGACTTAATGGATGTAAGGAGGAACAAGAaccagaatgaaagaaaagtggaaaagcaGTTGTCTAGTAGGTCATCTGCTCTACCCTGTCCTGAAAGGTCTGGCTGCAGGAGTTCACACTTAGAAAAGGTCACCTTTCGGATTGGAAGTTCTGCATCGCCAGAATCAGACTTAGAAACtcaaaggagagaaatagaAGAGAATCTGAAGGTATTGAGAAAAAATCCAGAGGTAATAATACACTGTGCCTCAAATTCTACAAATCTGACTGTGGATGCTTCCCAGGAtcaaaaagaaagctgtgaagCTGCCTTTTTGCCATGCAGTAAGCACAGTATTTGTTACGCACAGGTTCTGTCTTGTGAGGGGCAGGAGAATATACTTAATAACCAacatatggaaaataaaggaactgaaattaatttagaGAACACGATATCTGGTGACCTACTTCTGTCAGTTAATAACGTAGAAACTGTAACATTACCAAGCATGAAAGAAACTAGAACTTCATGCTCTGGCAGTATGGAGAGCTATTCACCTGGCTGTGTAGAAGTAGATTCTGCTGTCAAAAAGGAGTCCCCTAAACTAGGTGCTAAAGATGTCCCCTGTGGGGATGCTAGAAGGAAAACCCCTTTCAGAGCTGAGGGGGACATTCCAAGGAATGAGAGTTCAGACAGTGCTCTTGGAGCCAGTGATGAAGAAGGTGATTGCTGTATTCCTGATGAAGTGTGTCACGATAACGTCAGCAAACGACTTGAAGAGTTTGCAGAGGTGGAACTTCCTTTACCAAG atcaAAAACAATCAGTAGTCAGTGTGTGAAAAACTTCGGAAGATCGCTTCTAGGTGGTTACTGTCATGCATATGTACCTGACCTAGTGCTGCATGGAGTAAATAATGATGAAAAACTTAAGCAGTGTCTACTAGCAGACCTACTTCATGCAGTGCAT CATCCGGTGCTAGATGAGCCAATAGCAGAAGCTGTCTGTATTATTGCAGACACAGATAAATGGAATGTACAAGTAGCTACAAGCCAGAGAAAAATGGTGGACAATATGAAGTTAGGCAAAGATGTCTTGGTGTCAAGTCAAGTATCCAGTTTACTGCAATCTATTTTACAGCTTTATAAACTCAACCTCCCAGCTGACTTT TGCATAATGCATCTTGAGGATAGACTACAAGAGATGTAtctcaaaagcaaaatgctttcagaatatCTGCGAGGACATACAAGAGTGCATGTAAAAGAACCAGGGATTGTATTGGG gattGAATCCAATGACTTGCCTTTGTTGGCTGCTATAGCAAGTACTCATTCCCCATATGTTGCTCAAATACTCTTATAA